A stretch of Toxoplasma gondii ME49 chromosome V, whole genome shotgun sequence DNA encodes these proteins:
- a CDS encoding mitochondrial ribosomal protein s6-2, putative (encoded by transcript TGME49_284660~Signal peptide predicted by SignalP 2.0 HMM (probability 0.994) with cleavage site probability 0.447 at residue 29) encodes MGKWRWPPAATVRALASFFCCAVSSRTLLRFWFSHCKILSLVKNRKYMMVFYETFVLFSKRVQRADIRQLLKQQEALITKHHGSMLAVRDLGWRKTAFRVIKPRQGIFWFGRLFYFSFGANPAAITEMSQSLQSTNGVLRHATVRMKKRHNLMTYNHHIHARD; translated from the exons ATGGGCAAATGGCGGTGGCCGCCTGCTGCCACTGTGCGCGCCCTCGCCTCATTTTTTTGTTGCGCAGTTTCTAGTAGAACTTTGCTAAGATTTTGGTTCAGTCACTGCAAGATCTTGTCACTTGTGAAGAACCGAAAGTACATGATGGTGTTTTACGAGACATTTGTGCTTTTTTCCAAGCGCGTTCAACGCGCTGACATTCGTCAACTACTGAAGCAGCAAGAGGCCCTGATTACCAAGCACCACGGCAGCATGCTTGCCGTTCGCGACCTCGGCTGGCGAAAAACCGCCTTCAG AGTTATCAAGCCGCGCCAAGGCATCTTCTGGTTTGGGCGCCTTTTCTACTTCTCGTTTGGAGCGAACCCTGCGGCCATTACCGAGATGTCTCAATCTCTTCAGTCAACCAATGGTGTCTTAAGGCATGCGACAGTACGCATGAAGAAACGGCATAACTTGATGACGTACAACCACCACATCCACGCCAGAGACTGA
- a CDS encoding hypothetical protein (encoded by transcript TGME49_284645): protein MFEDISPWPSPPGFFAGESAHGASRRMSTLPPGLVEFSPLLSPSSAPLPHSLATLTGHPTNCAFPASSFSPEIGAGPSCTQGNLAARQRLQEIKELDLLQREEKIQRQLTLLQEEQRQREAAQERGGFLGEETVLLGRNNNAQSGGAADLEKKQKQGAAGVCPPRGGTEAGPSNTSISGCGGESQRKKTGDDIRGVSLGRARDDHTHAVGEVENIQHCSDDKNRFPSRHFPSLLDSLNDDPLPLSYLCGNSSLFLSPSSLLSLGFLGSSGGSPTDACTPNPCLASAPRALSSPQGPESTLSFSPSPPKSTRSPTLLQCEWATAPQPLSPSLRGLTGKPNQVEGSCGPAARRSFSCRDGIAARGRRDSNGLQRSSSVAPGASSPGAAIFEFSARAIEERETPQSAGRQALSYVPPSPQARDICPPHKHLAQQLKLRERKQQERLQRLQRQQLREEERKKPVKERGQSQKTGEAIPPPRAGRVLSGGGRARMLATSPGASGTASRTSAAATMPTERKATPGAVTGVLLSLSAHPSAKTSVPSLTERASDKQRTPGVSCSTREARHDSRSRRVTARLVAPKAGTTHHRGLQEDLPRSKATSSNARQQASFAVGEQIAMVPPRTAGVKNAASATLRRKGAEDKERQGGISGHLVSHTLHPDTRSEDRSVSPFVGTDGGTSAFGSASLADGAGSAREGDCSMTKRKSREVKPSVPAHSASPIRFSAAYAKSCITPTRRKNTGRKIEAKTESGTALVVCAKGLQRAKGTPVREKGRIEANPFGERRKNESGRIIQLTNVSPDGEDDCEIRLRQILQKLRARLLERKAPNDDDNHPSGEVKSGRKRVPVTGDTDGRRTTEEESRGGRDDALRYEEAAGQERYSLDRNSPTFGAIRAKSGVRKEARRLSPSSGHSERVATHREPIYVEKEATERETAGACRRQSDKKVCQATGKVHTRSSTNSRERELSETDSSGDSDSSGWSVVEHLRRILRGEGKKRRHAESGVSSTPCRRGRGQEARKREFSLSSSGNSVRASGGSWRRRRRRSGRREATRLLKKALWHKDEISSPANAERHKRSCRSRWRSPSSSPSSHTSSTSPRQSISSLLSSSLPSSVSSTVSPRSRASPLSASFASSISSSGSSPSLITKWLHYSAALLQSQGSLTDSGVTWMPPPEQTSSRPATESQRRTRGERYLELSKPDRGKETSNRAHKQGDRRTKRGEERRRGRGSHSSSSRRLHVAEGSVYKANVMTDSGEDRRAGEKRSYNPLTEDPEEVVRRIKKRLGLPVSPRRDSSHPSSVHSSPSYASCSPGGNRQMKRNGGTERVAMARAGRLQVRLAEEREKGHSLDTDSLFPSTGRAGVIRDPREQRRGKRDMLLSGDKGVSLRVHSSPNIHSFETGEGSTGRNDGSRTPRGWQPLSSLSLSLSSSSVTGSPSTQADTGPGAKRECGREVAFPVSDRLEQDKMTRDRLRLPSSGSLHLSLSASPPREESTRGKTRKSTDEKERPQATRAEIVSFIQSEGRAAPQKTEESPPPSESRAAHERVSLYEEAKKDSKRDADQLNLRPNSSQLISFCVSDEESAGKEDRGETQIPTGPRSPAGRGSQKLPAEKGQMYRVRERASKEGNKLPSDHLASCSSVSGCDDPDGPLRISALLNSLSQSFGEAAAAGTVSSTPAPKETNFGESSRSRRLSPSDAAQHSEGLQARSQERDKQEKTNSMARTRRKENSPRMISESFRLKTNDLQRECINRHDTIPPPGGEVSESSASRERGEGTLGEGVGDKPHLRTETPLSVSFAPFLREEKELSKEQVCLENIPDAVEREKGLAARASKTHDVSLLPQARCPSAPGAESEETHQEGDLGSTLSAQLADIQQLQSLLAEADALERSHASLLLRGDNGGACEGSGPRAEGGKGVKETDLHEPREEEAEPRNRGAARNALNQVTMQKCPEGRQGSPVEARGEDSSCADGPLPAESRQDGNSDSGSFSEKAAESTSLIQEAKGDEAGGQRGESELGEQEREQESTSDESRLDRQAIPQNVALAQVEEARSFRVDENQRKEEKLLPEAESCLKAGDAFARMGAPGSSEGRSRTDQIALHERPVQQREGSEEKHKEGVGVLESQGPGSTLSDVSHSGTLRRGVAPRDRGTPADGCEGEERQQQTEKQVVLPEGDSIAPANGQVGSFLNEAVHEEQHLPLAATEMVTSCVTGRQNLPGDRESAVIEQIAESYSHLSNATSLVETDPTKPKNPAVAAGAACKSVEANSTGASGTSFQAVQRVQMSQSEIEKREQPREQDEAKETSGKEARERNDCDAGRHRGEAHRAAPPHSSLLPMLTNLLQKQQPLLKTLLDHLQQNQDTSNSTDAKAMPAAAGHTADVRKFRGDSSGRIQKCTQAKPSNAHEQTLILQDRGVPHTLSLRKNTRALQLTYPSLFVMQSPPSGVCIHLGGAAGEASLREHAYCEEERNCQSGVAEKDRSLVSALTHQRVQEVADGRARDNPAVKSAYAKKQETQSFHVKNGNGSHLTTVTALEEPRNTMLGKGRKDAVEKEEPQNIRESREIHCVSLDRELDEGQSFGKELASDENTKSEQSDTEGEEAPMQMTELEHLLQCIGALQSLVSSGVLKKNGRARKSEFSECDESRHRETDDHDCYTPLPRFIFDFEGGGREQKIHVFGGGKSLEKQGVGKMPRPAQGVLRAREASSPPTVERRKWESEDLFSDREDNRLEAFLEARRVNLDRDLGFNLLFSGMAHDTDVEERELMEILRLVKRSGKGRNTNSWNHNFGYEQCSQDRWYSWGGEETYREQRRRLHEFVQRELHGEED from the exons ATGTTTGAGGACATATCTCCGTGGCCCTCGCCTCCTGGCTTCTTCGCAGGCGAGTCCGCACACGGGGCATCCCGAAGAATGTCCACGCTGCCCCCGGGCCTGGTCGAGTTTTCTCCGctcctgtcgccttcctccgctCCTCTTCCCCACTCGCTCGCGACTCTGACGGGCCATCCTACCAATTGTGcctttcctgcctcttctttctctcccgagATAGGAGCAGGGCCATCATGCACACAGGGGAATTTGGCAGCCCGGCAGAGACTCCAGGAGATAAAAGAGCTCGATCTGCtgcaaagagaggagaaaatcCAGCGTCAGCTGACGCTCTTgcaagaggagcagagacagagagaggctgcgcaggagagaggcgggtTCTTGGGGGAAGAAACTGTGCTGCTGGGAAGAAACAACAATGCTCAGAGCGGAGGGGCGGCAGACttggagaaaaagcagaaacaagGAGCAGCTGGAGTATGCCCTCCACGTGGAGGGACAGAGGCTGGACCTTCCAATACTTCTATTAGTG GCTGTGGTGGGGAGTcgcagcgaaagaaaactgGAGACGACATACGGGGTGTGTCTCTTGGCAGGGCCAGAGATGACCATACACATGCGGTGGGGGAGGTCGAGAATATACAGCATTGCAGTGACGACAAGAACAG GTTTCCGTCTAGACACTTTCCCTCGTTGTTGGATTCCCTCAACGACGACCCTTTGCCGCTTTCTTATCTGTGTGGCAACAGCTCCCTGttcctttcgccttcctcgctgctttctctggGATTTCTGGGGTCTTCTGGGGGTTCCCCGACAGATGCCTGCACACCGAATCcttgtctcgcctctgcgcctCGCGCGCTGTCTTCGCCTCAGGGACCGGAGTCgacgctctccttctctccgtccccgCCAAAGTCTACGCGCTCGCCGACGCTTCTCCAGTGTGAGTGGGCCACGGCGCCACagcctttgtctccttcactGCGAGGCCTGACTGGTAAGCCTAACCAGGTAGAAGGGAGCTGTGGAccggcggcgagaaggagctTCAGTTGTCGGGACGGAATAGCCGctcgcggaagaagagactcgaaCGGCCTCCAGCGCAGCTCGAGTGTGGCCCCCGGAGCCTCAAGTCCGGGGGCCGCAATTTTCGAGTTTAGTGCACGCGCGAtcgaggaacgagagacgcCACAGAGCGCAGGTCGACAAGCTCTCAGCTACGTTCCCCCTTCGCCTCAAGCTCGGGATATCTGCCCGCCACACAAGCACCTGGCCCAGCAGCTGAAGCTGCGGGAGCGCAAGCAGCAGGAAAGGCTTCAGAGGCTCCAGCGGCAACaactgagagaagaggagaggaaaaaacccGTTAAGGAGCGGGGACAGTCCCAGAAGACAGGGGAAGCAATTCCTCCTCCAAGGGCCGGAAGAGTGCTCTCGGGGGGGGGGCGGGCGCGCATGCTCGCCACCTCTCCCGGCGCTTCCGGGACAGCCTCACGCACCTCCGCGGCGGCAACGATGCCTACAGAAAGGAAGGCCACACCCGGCGCCGTCACGGGTGTGTTACTTTCTCTGTCCGCACATCCAAGTGCGAAAACATCCGTTCCGAGCCTTACAGAGCGAGCGAGCGACAAACAGCGTACTCCGGGAGTTTCCTGTTCAACTCGCGAAGCTCGTCACGACTCGCGTTCTCGGCGGGTAACCGCCAGGCTGGTGGCACCCAAAGCTGGTACGACACACCACAGAGGTCTCCAAGAGGATCTGCCTCGCTCGAAAGCGACTTCTTCCAATGCGCGGCAACAAGCGTCCTTCGCTGTAGGCGAACAGATTGCGATGGTGCCACCGAGAACGGCAGGCGTGAAGAACGCCGCAAGCGCTACTCTCCGAAGAAAGGGTGCTGAGGACAAGGAGCGACAGGGTGGAATTTCTGGACACCTCGTATCGCATACGTTGCACCCGGACACGCGCTCAGAGGACAGATCAGTCTCACCTTTCGTAGGCACAGACGGAGGCACCTCAGCGTTCGGCTCCGCGTCTCTGGCCGACGGTGCTGGGTCcgcaagagaaggagactgctcgatgacgaaaagaaaaagtcgAGAGGTGAAACCCTCAGTGCCCGCGCATTCCGCTTCTCCCATTCGCTTTTCAGCTGCATATGCGAAATCATGTATCACGCCTAcccgaagaaaaaacacaggtAGAAAAATTGAAGCAAAGACAGAGTCAGGGACTGCTCTTGTTGTCTGCGCCAAGGGCCTACAACGCGCCAAGGGGACTCCCGTGAGGGAGAAAGGGCGCATCGAAGCAAATCCAttcggagaaaggaggaaaaacgaaagtgGAAGAATTATTCAGCTAACAAATGTGTCGCctgacggagaagacgactgcGAAATAAGGCTGCGCCAGATTCTCCAGAAACTCCGCGCCCGGCTGCTGGAAAGAAAGGCACCCAATGACGACGACAACCACCCAAGCGGGGAAGTCAAGAGTGGCAGAAAGCGCGTGCCGGTGACTGGAGACACAGATGGACGAAGGAcaactgaagaagagagtcgtGGTGGCCGAGACGATGCGCTCCGCTATGAAGAAGCCGCTGGGCAGGAACGCTATTCACTCGACCGCAACTCTCCGACTTTTGGTGCTATACGAGCCAAGAGCGGCGTAAGAAAAGAAGCACGACGTCTCTCCCCGAGTTCCGGGCACAGCGAGCGTGTGGCGACCCACCGAGAACCGATCTACGTAGAAAAGGAAGCTACtgaacgagagacagctggcGCCTGCCGTCGGCAGAGCGACAAGAAGGTATGCCAAGCCACGGGAAAAGTTCACACAAGAAGCAGCACTAATTCACGAGAACGCGAACTCAGTGAGACCGACTCCAGCGGCGACAGTGATAGCAGTGGGTGGAGTGTTGTGGAACATCTCCGGCGGATTCTTCgaggggaaggaaaaaagaggagacacgcagaaTCGGGCGTCTCTTCCACACCTTgccgacgaggaagaggtcAAGAAGCCCGCAAGCGAGAGTTCAGTCTCAGCAGCAGTGGCAACAGCGTCAGGGCCAGTGGCGGTAGCTGGAGACGACGGCGACGTCGGAGCGGAAGACGCGAGGCCACGCGTCTTCTAAAAAAGGCCTTGTGGCATAAAGATGAG ATTTCTAGTCCTGCAAACGCGGAGCGGCACAAGAGGTCGTGTCGGTCGCGCTGgcgttcgccttcgtcttcaccGTCTTCTCACACCTCCAGCACTTCTCCTCGGCAATCGAtatcttctcttctttcctcttctctcccttcttctgtaAGCTCTACCGTGTCGCCTCGCTCGCGGGCCTCGCCGTTGTCCGCGAGCTTTGCCAGCAGCATCAGCAGCAGCGggtcgtcgccttctctgatCACGAAGTGGCTCCACTACTCAGCGGCGCTTCTTCAGAGCCAGGGGAGTCTCACTGACAGTGGAGTGACGTGGATGCCTCCTCCAGAACAAACCTCGTCTCGTCCTGCAACCGAATCTCAACGGAGAACTCGGGGAGAGAGGTACCTCGAGCTTTCAAAACCTGACCGTGGAAAAGAGACCTCCAATCGGGCACACAaacagggagacaggagaacaaagagaggagaagaacggagacggGGACGCGGCTCGCATTCAAGTTCATCCCGCAGGCTGCACGTAGCGGAGGGCTCCGTGTATAAGGCTAATGTGATGACGGATTCAGGGGAAGACAGGCGAGCTGGGGAGAAGCGGAGTTACAACCCACTCACCGAGGATCCTGAGGAGGTCGTGCGTCGCATCAAGAAGCGCCTGGGGCTTCCGGTGTCTCCCAGGCGTGATTCTTCTCATCCCTCGTCCGTCcactcctcgccttcctaCGCCTCCTGTTCTCCCGGAGGCAACCGTCAAATGAAACGCAATGGAGGGACCGAAAGAGTCGCGATGGCCAGAGCCGGTAGACTGCAGGTGCGTCTCGCTGAGGAACGGGAGAAAGGACACTCGCTCGACACAGACTCACTGTTTCCCAGTACCGGGAGGGCGGGCGTGATTCGGGATCCCAGGGAGCAGCgccgaggaaaaagagacatgCTCTTGAGTGGAGACAAAGGTGTGTCTCTCCGTGTCCACAGTTCCCCAAACATCCATTCTTTCGAAACTGGCGAGGGCTCCACAGGGAGAAATGATGGCTCTCGTACTCCACGAGGGTGGCAGCCACTCTCCAGtctgtccctctctctgtcttcgtcgtcggtGACCGGTTCGCCTTCGACGCAAGCCGACACGGGTCCTGGTGCGAAACGAGAGTGCGGACGCGAGGTCGCGTTCCCTGTCTCGGATCGCCTTGAGCAGGACAAGATGACTCGCGACCGCCTGCGTCTTCCGAGCTCCGGGAGCCTTCATCTGTCTCTatctgcgtcgcctccgaGGGAGGAGAGCACACGCGgcaagacaaggaagagtacagacgagaaagaacggCCACAAGCAACTCGAGCGGAGATTGTCAGCTTCATTCAATCAGAGGGGCGAGCTGCGCCCcagaaaacggaagagagCCCCCCTCCCTCGGAGAGCCGCGCCGCTCACGAAAGGGTGTCTCTCTATGAGGAGGCAAAGAAGGATTCGAAAAGAGATGCAGACCAACTGAACCTGAGACCCAACTCGTCTCAGTTGATTtccttttgtgtctctgaCGAAGAATCCGCTGGTAAAGAGgacaggggagagacgcaaaTCCCAACTGGTCCCAGAAGCCCTGCCGGACGAGGCTCCCAAAAGTTGCCTGCAGAGAAGGGACAGATGTATCGAGTCAGGGAGCGAGCCTCGAAAGAAGGAAATAAGCTTCCGTCAGATCACCTGGCTTCGTGTTCGAGTGTCTCTGGCTGTGACGACCCCGATGGACCCCTCCGAATCTCGGCGCTGCTCAATTCTCTCTCACAGTCGTTTGGTGAGGCGGCAGCCGCGGGGACTGTCTCTAGTACCCCAGccccgaaggagacgaactTCGGGGAGTCTTCTCGCAGTCGCAGATTATCCCCCAGCGACGCGGCCCAACACAGTGAAGGGCTGCAAGCAAGGTCCCAGGAACGCGAcaagcaagagaagacgaactcgatggcgaggacgcgaagaaaagaaaactccCCTAGAATGATATCTGAATCGTTCAGACTGAAGACAAACGACTTGCAGAGAGAGTGTATCAACCGCCATGACACAATCCCGCCACCCGGCGGAGAAGTGTCAGAATCGTCAGCGTCGAGAGAGCGGGGTGAAGGAACCTTGGGGGAGGGTGTAGGAGACAAACCTCACCTGAGAACAGAAACGCCACTGTCCGTTTCCTTCGCCCCATTTCttcgcgaagagaaggaactaAGTAAAGAACAAGTGTGTCTCGAAAATATTCCAGACgccgtggagagagaaaaaggactcGCTGCACGCGCGTCGAAGACGCACgatgtttctctccttccgcaGGCGCGTTGTCCGAGTGCACCAGGGGCTGAATCTGAAGAGACACACCAGGAGGGAGACTTGGGATCGACGCTGTCGGCGCAACTCGCCGACATCCAGCAACTGCAGAGTCTCTTGGCGGAGGCAGATGCCCTAGAAAGGTCGCATGCGTCCCTTCTTCTGAGGGGCGACAACGGCGGTGCCTGTGAAGGGTCGGGGCCTCGAGCCGAAGGGGGAAAGGGGGTGAAGGAAACCGACCTACACGAGccacgagaagaggaagcagagccCAGAAATCGGGGAGCGGCGCGCAATGCACTGAATCAAGTTACTATGCAGAAATGCCCAGAAGGAAGACAAGGATCGCCTGTCGAGGCCCGCGGAGAAGATTCCTCTTGTGCGGACGGTCCATTGCCTGCTGAATCGCGGCAAGATGGGAACAGCGACAGTGGCTCTTTTTCTGAAAAGGCTGCGGAATCAACAAGTCTAATTcaagaagcgaagggagacgaagcggggggacagcgaggcgagagTGAATTGGgggaacaagagagagaacaagaaagcaCGAGCGACGAGTCTCGGTTGGACCGTCAGGCCATTCCACAAAATGTCGCTCTCGCACAAgttgaagaagcgagaagttTTCGTGTAGACGAGAaccagaggaaagaagagaaactttTGCCGGAGGCTGAAAGCTGCTTGAAAGCCGGAGACGCCTTTGCTCGAATGGGCGCACCTGGCTCGAGTGAGGGCAGGAGCCGCACGGACCAAATCGCGTTGCACGAGCGGCCCGTACAACAAAGAGAGGgcagtgaagagaaacacaaggaAGGAGTAGGCGTTCTGGAGAGCCAGGGACCGGGCTCAACCTTGTCTGATGTCTCCCACTCCGGCACTCTGCGCCGTGGTGTGGCGCCTCGTGACCGAGGTACTCCCGCTGACGGatgcgaaggcgaggagagacagcaacagaCGGAGAAACAAGTGGTGCTACCCGAGGGCGACTCAATCGCCCCTGCAAACGGTCAGGTTGGGTCCTTCCTCAATGAGGCTGTGCACGAAGAGCAACATCTGCCTTTGGCGGCGACCGAGATGGTCACGAGCTGCGTAACTGGCAGACAGAATCttccaggagacagagagagcgccgTCATAGAGCAGATAGCAGAGAGTTATTCACATTTGTCTAACGCCACGAGCCTTGTAGAGACAGATCCGACAAAGCCCAAGAACCCGGCTGTGGCTGCGggtgctgcatgcaaaagtgTGGAAGCGAATTCGACCGGGGCGTCTGGTACGAGTTTCCAAGCTGTCCAGCGTGTACAGATGTCTCAATCGGAAATCGAGAAGAGGGAGCAACCGCGAGAACAAGAcgaagcaaaagagacaagTGGGAAAGAAGCGCGCGAAAGAAATGACTGCGATGCAGGTAGACACAGGGGTGAGGCGCACAGGGCGGCTCCTCCGCACTCGTCGCTCTTACCCATGCTCACGAATCTTCTTCAGAAGCAACAGCCCCTTCTCAAGACTCTACTGGACCATTTACAGCAAAATCAGGACACAAGTAACTCCACAGATGCAAAGGCTATGCCAGCCGCTGCTGGCCACACAGCTGACGTTCGGAAGTTCCGAGGAGACTCGTCTGGAAGGATCCAGAAATGCACGCAGGCCAAGCCATCGAATGCTCACGAGCAGACCCTGATTCTGCAGGATCGCGGGGTTCCCCACACTCTCAGCCTGAGAAAGAACACCCGAGCGCTTCAGCTGACTtacccttctctcttcgtcatGCAGTcgccgccctcaggggtgtgcatCCACCTTGGAGGGGCCGCTGGAGAAGCCTCTCTCAGGGAGCACGCTTActgtgaagaagagcgaaactgTCAGAGCGGAGTCGCAGAGAAAGATAGAAGCCTGGTTTCTGCACTGACTCACCAGAGGGTGCAAGAAGTTGCAGACGGAAGGGCACGAGACAATCCGGCCGTAAAGAGCGCTTATGCCAAAAAGCAAGAAACACAAAGTTTTCACGTGAAAAATGGAAATGGATCGCATCTCACGACAGTGACAGCGCTGGAAGAGCCGAGGAACACAATGCTagggaagggaagaaaagacgcagtggagaaagaggaaccaCAAAACATTCGGGAATCGCGGGAGATACATTGTGTGTCGCTCGACAGAGAGCTGGATGAAGGACAGTCGTTTGGCAAGGAACTTGCCTCCGACGAAAACACTAAATCTGAGCAAAGTGATACGGAGGGTGAGGAGGCACCGATGCAAATGACAGAGCTTGAGCATCTCCTTCAGTGCATTGGAGCTCTACAAAGCCTAGTGAGCTCTGGAGTGTTGAAGAAGAACGGGCGGGCGAGGAAATCTGAGTTCAGCGAGTGCGATGAATCACgtcacagagagacagacgatcACGATTGTTACACGCCGTTGCCCCGATTCATCTTTGATTTTGAAGGAGGGGGGCGGGAACAGAAAATCCATGTTTTTGGTGGGGGAAAGAGCTTAGAAAAACAGGGTGTTGGCAAAATGCCAAGGCCAGCCCAGGGAGTCTTGAGAGCCAGAGAAGCAAGCAGCCCCCCCACGGTGGAGCGTCGAAAGTGGGAATCCGAAGATCTTTTTTCGGATAGGGAAGATAATCGCCTAGAAGCCTTTctggaagcgagaagagtgAACCTTGACAGAGATCTTGGTTTCAATCTTCTGTTTTCGGGGATGGCACACGACACAGAcgttgaagagagagagctcaTGGAAATCCTTCGTCTAGTGAAGCGATCCGGGAAGGGAAGGAACACGAACAGTTGGAACCACAATTTTGGGTACGAACAATGCAGCCAGGATCGCTGGTACTCTTgggggggagaagaaacgtaCCGTGAGCAAAGACGGAGACTCCACGAGTTCGTGCAGCGAGAGCTACACGGTGAAGAGGACTAA
- a CDS encoding hypothetical protein (encoded by transcript TGME49_284630) produces the protein MTRGNQRDVDRERAQRRNQKAVKNSTIKDADKNLSVVCDICKQSFMCTVKKPTLDQHVESRHPKNVFKDCFPKWET, from the coding sequence ATGACACGCGGAAACCAGCGCGACGTGGACCGCGAACGCGCGCAGAGGAGGAACCAGAAGGCGGTCAAAAACTCTACGATTAAAGACGCCGATAAAAATCTGTCTGTGGTCTGCGACATTTGCAAGCAGAGTTTCATGTGTACGGTGAAAAAGCCGACGCTAGACCAGCATGTGGAAAGTCGGCACCCAAAGAATGTTTTCAAAGACTGCTTTCCTAAGTGGGAAACCTAA